CCGGAAGGGTTTTATGGTGTCGTTTTACCTTATCTTTAAATGTGCGTCCTGTTTCACCGATGTAAAAAGGCAGGAaattgttacattatattttgtaaatgtttcctgGTGAGATGGTTTCGTTATACAATTTCCTTAACacgtttaattttcttttccGGGGTGAAAATAATCTAGACGTTATTTTAAGGTTATAATCAGGTGCTAGTCTTGTCCAAGTTTCTGATAAATGTATGCTAACGACCTATATGTGCAGTGTCAGAGATTAGGTGCCCTTCATTTAGTGGATTCTTTTGAGTGAGTTTGTCTGTTAAAGGTGCGTGTCTTCCTTCCCTTTCTCttggtgggttaaggtgttcgaatcgtaatctgaggttcgcgggttcgaatacccgttgcaccaaacatcctcgccctttcagccctaggggcattataatgtgatggtcagtccgactattcgttggtaaaaagtagcccaagagttggcggtgggtgtcgatgactagctgccttccctctagtcttacactgcaaaattagggccggctagcgcagacagccctttcTCTTTATTTCAAATTCGTCAATAGTGTGTGTAGCTAATGTGACAGACAATTAGTTTGTTATTCAagcattgagttaaatgtgtaaCAGAAGCAGTAAGTTTAGTGTGTAACTTCATCGATGTTTTTTCTGGTGTATACTAAAGTTAGAAGGTTTTTTAGAGTGCCTAGCTTCTGATGTATTACACGATTGTAAAACCAGTTTCTGGAATTTGCATTGCATGCGCTTCGTGAACTTCAGTGCCAAAACCCTGGTGAtttaattttacgtttaaaaaattgtgtatttgtttttcattttcaacagtaaataaataatatatttatggatGTCGTTTTTATACGTTGATGGACTTTTATTTGATCACCTTCACAACACACGAGACACCATCTATCCAAACAGCTTATCCAAATATTTACTACAACTGTTTCCCATGTACAAATTTACCCAATGTACTGCTATTTTTTGTTTCGTGTTCATCTATAAATTATACGTAAATTCACAAGATTTGATATTCACATATACAAGTAACCACTATCGATTTTCAATTTAAACACATCAATAGAATGTTGAACGTTGGCTACAAATACGACATTATTTAACGTTACGAGTGCAGTTGAGAATAATCGACACTCCATACTTGTTTAAAATACGTTTTCTTACTTTAAAGATCGCAACTTGTAAAAACAACCACAAGTACATACgtataaatacacaaaaaattagcggaaataaaaatatatttggttttggtttcttttgaatttcgcgcaaagctactctagggctatctgcgctagccgtccctaatttagcaaagactagtcatcaccacccaccgccaactcttgggctactcttttaccaacaactagtggaattgaccgtcacgttataacgtccccacgactgaaaggacaagcatgtttggtgcgactgggatttgaacctgaaactctcggattatgagtcgagtgccttaaccacctggccatgcagggcaaCTTGTTTGGTAATAATTATGGGCTTGATGTTGCCCGTTGGTTATGATCCGACTTTCAATCTCTGGGttgccctttcaactgttggggtgttacaatgttacagtcaatctcacaatATGTTGGTATATACGACTTATCTGTGACAAGCTCTGGTCTCTCACCTTTACATTAGGGGGGGGGTAACATAGACAACTCTCGAGTGGCTGTGCGTgaaaagaacaaaactaaactagaaaTTAAGAGATAAAGCGATATATATGTTAACAACAATAGACAACGTGTTTGATAACATAGAAACAATGAACACATTTCGCAGCAACAATAATGCgcttagcaaaaaaaaaacaataaatagaaatGTTCGAGAAAACCAGCTTTCTCGCGAGTTAACCCCTTTACTAATGTTAACAGTGCCCCTACTGGTGGTATGTTGTCCTATTGATTTCTACATCACACATTGGTTTGTTCTCTCTAACTGTCGATAAAATCCTCTACTGTCGTTCCTTTTACCTCACTAGTGCAGAGAGGTCGATATCGAGCCATTACAGTTGTTCCTGATCTGATAAAAATAATTCTCTCTCCTGGGACATAAATACACGTGACGGTTTTAACATGTAGCTACTTAGCTTTCTTACATCCACCTGAGAAACAACCACTCTAAAGTATATATAGTACTGTCAGTTACATATATGATGTTAGAGAACTTTCCAGCTCCATCAGTGCTGCTTTATGTCACTCAGAAACGTTAGAGATTTTGTGTTAACACATTATGTTAGTTATGCCTTTTTAGCAACTGGTTAGTTGTTGCCTGTGGGATTGCTGTGGAATCGgaatttttcagttaaaaataagaatGGGTCGATGGCAGAAAGCATGATCTATATACTACAAGACCTTCATCAATATGGTTGAATTACACACGAAGACTagtgttaaacaaatgtttttcatcttttgaatccAGTCTAGATATGTAACATTTATATTGATCGTTGGTATAGTGTACAATCTAGAACGGAATAGCTAAGACTTCTGTAGAACATAAGTAGATGGATTTGTCAACTCCATTTCTTTCTGCAACTTTCAACTATGGTTGTCGTAGCGGTATTGTAGAGAACACAGAAAAACAACAGTTTACTTATAACAAATAGTAATGCAGGCAAACTTTTCAGAATTCTACAAATTCCATGTTAAGTATTTGAAGCAAACATATAAAGAACTGCTTCATCCCTaagtaaataaattgtttgtttgtttgtttgtttttcgaatttcgcacaaagctacacgagggctatctgtgctagccgtccctaatttagtagtgtaaggctagagggaaggcagctagtcatcaccacccaccgccaactcttgggctactcttttatcaacgaatagtgggattaaccgtcacattataacgcacccacggctgaaagggcgagcatgtttggttcgacggggttgctaacccgcgaccctcagattacgattcgcacgccttaacacccttggccatgccgggcccagtaaataaatacaacacaTTATTACATTAAGACAACATAATAAAATCTCTTCAGAGTATAGGTTTTACCCAAGCACAGGCTGTTGGATCAAGAACtttgattaatataaataagttaataGTAATATCAATatctgtttaacaataaacagaagCAGTAATACGCTATTAATATAATAGTGTATTTATTAGCAAGTAGAAACAATAATATACGTAAATAACACTGAtagatacaataatatattttattacaagtaaaaaataacagatatattTAGCAACACCAAAGTAACAGAAGCTAGAAGCCAtgtttcaatatccatggtgggtagagcgtagatagccctttgtgtagtttagttctcaactacaaacaaaaacaactaatttcTAGAAACCGAGTGAATTATGTTGTTTCTTGaaccctttttttttaaatttaaggaaaCCAAAGACAATTATACATTTCACTGGTGTAAAGGCATCATTTCGTTTCACCACATAGTGACGGTTTCATGTACACAACATTACCTATTTTATTGTTCCAcgtttttagatttaaaaaaaatattccattcttCCAGAAACATTCTTAACAATAATTAACTTTGTGTCCAAGTTTATTGGTGAAGAAAACAATCCGCTCGGTGCGTCCTGAATCTCTCTTAAAAGCGATTAGTAAGTATGGCAGCACTCTACAGGGGGAAAATATATGATCATGGCTGAGCTCTAGAGACGGAAACAAGAGCgttaacattataattaaacaatgactGGAAGACCACCAGATGTGTTACCGTAGGAAGGACGACGGTTTGGAGGAATTTCGATAAATAATGTTCTATGAATCAGGCAAAGAGTTAGGCCTACGTTTGTTACAGGCGCCATGTTGCCTGCTCAGTTGAATTTCCTGCCGAAACGCACACGTTTTATTAATAGTTGTGTGTAATATTCCATTTTGTTTATTCCTAACTTAAGTGAGGTTTATCTATGTTAAAAGCTTCTAACTCAAAGTTCTACACTAATTTAAGCTTTTCTCATTTCTTCGAGCTTTCATGTTTTTGAGCTACACCTACTATCAGAGCACGCTGATGTTCTATCCACAACCAAAATGTTCTCGagttaataaatatgtacataagTTCTTTTAGTACGAGCACGAGTTTCCGATCTAATAAATGTTCACAACTTAACAAATACATCTACCGTTAACAAGTTCAAACCTGAAAAGAGTGAAGCCACAGCAGCGACAAGAAAAGACAGGATGACTCCCGGACCAGCAACATTTTTCGCCACCATTCCGGAAACAAGGTACATTCCTGTTCCAACGCAACTTCCGACTCCAAGAGAAGTCAGATCGAGGGTGGTTAGACATTTCTGGAAGAAAAGAAACACAAGAAGAAACTGATCAAAATAAGTTCACATTCCTTCTACAGAATATTCTGTAACAGAAGACAAACAGACACATCAGTTCATGTTTAACAGAAGATACTAAGTTGATACTAAGTCCTGAAACAAAACAGTCAAATATGACTTGATCTTGACAAAGGAATCTCCGTTACTAAACCTAATTTATATAGAATGTATTCAACCTTagatatacaatatacaataaattcTATCTcagttataaatatacaataaattctACCTTAGATACATAATCAAAAGCAGATGCTACCTTagatatacaatataaaacatgTCCTACCTtagatatacaatataaaatagaTCATTCTTTAGATCCTATCTTAAGTTTATTCGATGAATCCTGAGGGAGGAGGGTTACTATAATGCCTCAAATGCTGAAAGTACGAACGTGTCCGGCGAAGTGTTTTGATCACGAATCGCAGATTGCAAGTCCAATAATCTATCTGCCATGCCAGTCTCTATTAAAtctaaatatgtttattataaactcTTAACTTACTTTTGATGCTTGAATCTTGAGCAGAAGAGCTTGTCTGAGAAGATTATTTCTCTTAATATAGAATTGTTACAAAAACTTCTGTTCCTAAATTGGCCTAAAACTTACTTGCAGTTTGGTGTCTGCTTCAGAGTCAAGGAGTTCAGACGAAATGTCCTTAGTCCTGATTAATTTTCCCACGAGGAGCAGGAGCTTTGTTTTAATCTGATTCAAATTGATGGCAAACATGGAAGATGTTTTGGTCTGAAAACTGATTAAATATACCACAATCAATCCATCAAAACCAAGACTAACAGACGTCAAACTcgttatgttattataattatacgAGCACTAATTAAAACAccttttaagtttgtaaaaccacATCAAGAAAAACAAGTTCTCGATAAACTGTAGTGATTCAGGCCTGTGGCTCTAACACAATCATGAAACACAAATAATTATCACAGGGAttctaaaaacttattttttttactgttttcttacTTGTCCTCCTTGAAAAATGACTGGTTATCCGGTTGCTTTATTACTTACCCTTTTATATAAATTACGTTTTTCTTCTGCTTTCTTACTTAGCACATTGTTTTCTTACTTATCCTTCTCTACAGATAACTTATtatctctttttgtttttttcatttcaactGATATACTCTTGTTCTATTGTTAtcttatattcataattttatatttattttcaccgACAAGTTAGAtgctttatttttactttttccttaTCGTTCTCGCAGCTTTGCTCTTGCTTTATTCTCTTTTACTTACATTTCCCTAAAGATGGGATGTTATCTTATTGTTTTACTCATTCTTCTCGATAGATAAAACTGTTGCCTCTTTCTTCTATTGGAAACACACTATCAGGAAGTACTATAGTGCTTAACGTGTAGGTATGAGCAGGTAAAGTAACGGGCATTGCATTCAATCTATTACTCTATGTTGCTTACAAATAACTGCTAATGTTGAGTTATAGTATTACTTACCAAGTGTTTCATccattctataataataatattattttgttattgtgcTACATGTTTTTTctgtgagaaaataataaaaataaaaaccaatttaGTGGTGAGTTCAGTTTACAAacttatattatttaagtttcataaaaaaggtttaatatcTAGtcgctagatggcagcacaaataTTCTTATATAACGACCGTTTGCTACTTTTCATAAACATGTTGATATCTGCCAAAACAATTTCactataaagaaacaaagaataatCTAAACTATTATTTAAGATATCAAGGCATTGTAAAACCGATATACTTGTTTAGCATGGATTCTGAGTTTCTAAACATCAGTTTCTTAATTATCAAAACTATGGATTTTGCACTTTTGCTGAAATCTTCGTTGGGGTCAAGGCCAAGAGctgtttatgtatatttgttatcATACTCCATGGCTTGAAATTGTATAATGTCCTTTACCCTAACATGTGGTCAAGTCGATTGTAAGCACATGTAGTGAGCTGGGATGAAGTTTGAAGTTGTGAATACCGTAAATATTATCTTAACATCAGTTCCAGCATTTTGATGTACTCATACCGTCCTAAAGAAATCATTCAAGCTTCACTTCACCTCCGCTAAGGTTGTCCAAAAGTAGAAAACTGATCTTAGCAATATCTAAATGCActactgaattataaaaataaaacaaatgttcgcCTATCAACCTACTTCAGTGAAATCGATTATACAAAAAATGAGAAACAAGTACTAAAGATTTTTTCGAAAGGTAAGTATGACGAAATGATGGCAATgccctaaaaataaaaaaaaaacaaggatgaaaacaaaaaaacataaaaaactttaCACATGTAGCCAGTAAATAACGGGTTCGTCTTACAAGCATATGTTTATTAGCCACTGTAAAACTGTATGTCACTATtacagttaaattttattttattcaaacctgaattcaTGAAACTGGCAGAAATTCGACATTTGGTTGTAGATAAAAATTCTTTTTCGAAAGATTTGGctacttatgtaataattttttaatggtTTTGTGTACTCATCTCTACCCTGTTTCTGTACTTTTGAGCACTATCATATCTGGATCGTATTTAATTTTTGCAAATCTTTATCACTTGTGTTACATAACAACATTTAACTTTGATTACCAGAAGCTACTAAAGCAATATCAGTCAGCTTCAATGGAC
This genomic window from Tachypleus tridentatus isolate NWPU-2018 chromosome 10, ASM421037v1, whole genome shotgun sequence contains:
- the LOC143228496 gene encoding solute carrier family 7 member 14-like, whose product is MFAINLNQIKTKLLLLVGKLIRTKDISSELLDSEADTKLQKCLTTLDLTSLGVGSCVGTGMYLVSGMVAKNVAGPGVILSFLVAAVASLFSGVCYAEFGVRVPHTSGSAYMYSYVTVGEFIALLLAGT